The proteins below are encoded in one region of Cryptosporangium minutisporangium:
- the lpdA gene encoding dihydrolipoyl dehydrogenase yields the protein MSGVRPTHDIVVLGGGSGGYSCALRAAELGLSVVLVEQDKLGGTCLHRGCIPTKALLHAGEVADTTRDAARFGIKAEFGGVDLAAVLAYQDSVVTKMYKGLTGLVSSRGITVVNGAGRLTSPTTVQVGTDIYEGRHVVLATGSAPSTLPGLEIDGRRVLTSDHALRLEQVPESAVVLGGGVIGVEFASAWRSLGADVTIVEALPRLLPAEEESSSQRLERAFRRRGIGFRTGVRFEAVGHSDTGVRVTLADGSALDAEVLLVAVGRAPVSAGLGYAEAGVAMDRGHVVVDPLCRTNVPTISAVGDLIPTPQLAHVGFAEGILVAERVAGLPVSPIDYTGVPRVTYSEPEVASVGLTTEQAQARGYEIEKVQYDLAGNGKATILRAAGAVTVLRAKDGPVLGVHLVGSRMGELAAEAQLIYNWEAFPEDVAPLLHPHPTQSEALGEAHLALAGKPLHVHG from the coding sequence GTGAGCGGAGTGCGGCCAACGCACGACATCGTCGTTCTCGGCGGTGGCAGTGGCGGCTACTCCTGTGCGCTCCGGGCGGCCGAGCTCGGGCTGTCCGTGGTCCTCGTCGAGCAGGACAAGCTCGGCGGCACCTGTCTCCATCGCGGCTGCATCCCCACCAAAGCGCTGCTGCACGCCGGCGAGGTCGCCGACACCACCAGGGACGCTGCTCGCTTCGGCATCAAGGCCGAGTTCGGCGGCGTCGACCTCGCGGCCGTCCTCGCCTACCAGGACAGCGTCGTCACCAAGATGTACAAGGGCCTGACCGGCCTGGTCAGCAGCCGCGGCATCACGGTGGTGAACGGCGCCGGCCGGCTCACCTCACCCACCACCGTCCAGGTCGGCACCGACATCTACGAGGGCAGGCACGTCGTGCTCGCCACCGGCTCGGCGCCGAGCACGCTGCCCGGACTGGAGATCGACGGCCGGCGAGTACTCACCAGCGATCACGCCCTGCGCCTGGAGCAGGTGCCGGAGAGCGCGGTGGTCCTGGGCGGCGGCGTCATCGGCGTCGAGTTCGCCAGCGCGTGGCGCTCGCTCGGGGCGGACGTCACCATCGTCGAGGCGCTGCCCCGGCTGCTGCCGGCCGAGGAGGAGTCCTCCTCGCAGCGACTGGAGCGGGCGTTCCGGCGCCGCGGCATCGGGTTCCGTACCGGCGTCCGGTTCGAGGCGGTCGGTCACTCGGACACCGGTGTGCGGGTGACGCTGGCCGACGGGTCCGCCCTCGACGCCGAGGTGCTGCTCGTCGCGGTCGGGCGCGCGCCGGTCTCGGCCGGTCTGGGTTACGCGGAGGCCGGGGTCGCGATGGACCGGGGTCACGTCGTGGTCGATCCGCTGTGCCGCACGAACGTCCCGACGATCTCGGCGGTCGGCGACCTGATCCCGACGCCCCAGCTGGCACACGTCGGGTTCGCCGAGGGCATTCTGGTGGCCGAGCGGGTGGCCGGGCTGCCGGTGTCCCCGATCGACTACACGGGCGTTCCCCGGGTCACCTACTCCGAGCCGGAGGTCGCCTCGGTCGGGCTGACCACCGAGCAGGCCCAGGCCCGGGGGTACGAGATCGAGAAAGTCCAGTACGACCTCGCCGGCAACGGCAAGGCTACGATTCTGCGGGCGGCCGGCGCGGTGACCGTGCTTCGCGCCAAGGACGGCCCGGTACTCGGCGTCCATCTGGTCGGCAGCCGGATGGGTGAACTCGCCGCCGAGGCCCAGCTGATCTACAACTGGGAGGCTTTTCCCGAGGATGTCGCGCCGCTCCTGCATCCCCATCCCACCCAGTCCGAAGCGCTCGGTGAGGCCCATCTCGCGCTGGCCGGGAAGCCGTTGCATGTGCACGGATGA
- a CDS encoding leucyl aminopeptidase — MTRPTEAAVLTVSAAGAVDAEVDAVVVGVHRDGEQLSLGPGAVAVDAALGGRLLEVLARLGANGVAGEVVKVATLGATTAPVVAAVGLGPVEPKPGSPEPHENFRRAAGAAIRALVGTERVGLALVDSDPTLTRAVLEGAALAAYDFVQYKSELPPTYRPPVREIVYLADATGRGEIELQGEVDRVKAVTDAVRLARNWINTPPNDLRPPTFAAQAASAAAEAGLEVEVLDTDALQEGGYGGILAVGLGSAAGPQLVRIAYEPPTSGGEYKHVALIGKGITFDTGGISIKPAQNMQDMKSDMSGAACVIAAMTAIAALRPAVRVTAYVPMAENMPSGSAYRPGDVVTMYGGTKVEVLNTDAEGRMILADAIARAAEDSPDYLVETSTLTGGQIVSLGERISGVMGSTELLERVKDAGGRTGEPMWPMPLPDEVRSGMDSAIADVTQINAGFDRAGHMLQGGSFLSRFVPDGVEWAHIDIAGPSYNTKTPHGYTPKGATGVPLRTLIAIVDDIAAKG; from the coding sequence ATGACGCGACCCACCGAGGCAGCCGTGCTGACCGTCTCCGCCGCTGGCGCCGTCGACGCGGAGGTCGACGCCGTAGTGGTCGGCGTCCATCGCGACGGCGAGCAGCTCAGTCTGGGCCCCGGTGCCGTAGCTGTGGACGCAGCGCTCGGCGGGCGCCTTCTCGAGGTGCTGGCCCGCCTCGGGGCCAACGGTGTCGCCGGTGAGGTCGTCAAGGTGGCCACGCTCGGCGCGACAACCGCGCCGGTCGTCGCCGCCGTCGGCCTCGGCCCGGTGGAGCCGAAGCCCGGTAGCCCGGAGCCGCACGAGAACTTCCGCCGGGCCGCCGGTGCGGCGATCCGCGCGCTGGTCGGCACCGAACGGGTCGGGCTGGCGCTGGTCGACTCCGACCCGACGCTCACCCGGGCCGTGCTCGAGGGCGCCGCGCTCGCCGCGTACGACTTCGTCCAGTACAAGAGCGAGCTGCCGCCGACCTACCGGCCGCCGGTCCGGGAGATCGTCTACCTAGCCGACGCGACCGGGCGCGGTGAGATCGAACTGCAGGGCGAGGTGGACCGCGTCAAGGCCGTCACCGACGCGGTGCGGCTGGCCCGGAACTGGATCAACACGCCACCGAACGACCTGCGGCCGCCGACGTTCGCGGCCCAAGCCGCCTCGGCGGCCGCCGAAGCCGGTCTCGAGGTCGAGGTCCTCGACACGGACGCGCTCCAGGAGGGCGGTTACGGCGGCATCCTCGCGGTCGGCCTCGGGTCGGCGGCGGGGCCTCAGCTCGTCCGGATCGCGTACGAGCCCCCGACGAGCGGCGGCGAGTACAAGCACGTCGCCCTGATCGGCAAGGGCATCACGTTCGACACCGGCGGCATCTCGATCAAGCCGGCTCAGAACATGCAGGACATGAAGAGCGACATGTCGGGTGCCGCGTGCGTCATCGCTGCGATGACCGCGATCGCTGCCCTTCGGCCCGCGGTGCGGGTCACCGCCTACGTGCCGATGGCCGAGAACATGCCGTCCGGGTCGGCCTACCGTCCCGGCGACGTCGTGACGATGTACGGCGGCACGAAGGTGGAGGTGCTCAACACCGACGCCGAGGGCCGGATGATCCTCGCCGACGCGATCGCCCGGGCGGCGGAAGACTCGCCGGACTACCTGGTGGAGACCTCGACGCTCACCGGCGGCCAGATCGTTTCGCTGGGCGAGCGGATCTCCGGCGTGATGGGCTCCACCGAGCTGCTGGAGCGGGTGAAGGACGCCGGCGGTCGCACCGGCGAGCCGATGTGGCCGATGCCGCTGCCCGACGAGGTGCGGTCGGGCATGGACTCCGCGATCGCCGACGTCACGCAGATCAACGCCGGGTTCGACCGGGCCGGTCACATGCTCCAGGGTGGCTCGTTCCTGTCGCGGTTCGTTCCGGACGGTGTCGAGTGGGCGCACATCGACATCGCGGGCCCGTCGTACAACACGAAGACGCCGCACGGCTACACCCCGAAGGGCGCGACGGGAGTTCCCCTCCGCACCCTCATCGCCATCGTCGACGACATCGCCGCCAAGGGCTGA
- the gcvT gene encoding glycine cleavage system aminomethyltransferase GcvT produces MTSSDPSDHLAAPGGTPDSAGLRRSPLHDRHVALGAKFAEFGGWEMPLQYSGVIDEHTAVRTTVGVFDVSHLGKALVAGPGAAAFVNACLSNDLGRIGPGKAQYTLCCDESGGVVDDLIAYYYADDRIFLVPNAANTGEVVRRLEAARPDTVQITDLHIDYAVLAVQGPRSAELLAAVGLPGDHDYMGFVEAQHEGVPVIVCRTGYTGEHGYELLPRAEYAEPLWDALLGAGESLGVKPAGLAARDTLRTEMGYPLHGQDLSLEISPLQARSGWAVGWKKPEFWGRDALLAEKEAGPRRRLAGLESLDRGIPRPGMAVLDADGATIGTVTSGTFSPTRKVGIGLALLDTAAGVSAGDEITIDVRGRRSRVRVIDPPFVPSHVR; encoded by the coding sequence ATGACCAGCAGCGACCCCAGTGACCACCTCGCCGCGCCCGGCGGGACTCCCGATTCAGCCGGTCTACGGCGTTCACCGCTGCACGACCGGCACGTCGCGCTCGGCGCAAAGTTCGCCGAGTTCGGCGGGTGGGAGATGCCGCTCCAGTACTCCGGCGTCATCGACGAGCACACCGCCGTCCGGACCACGGTCGGCGTGTTCGACGTCTCCCACCTCGGCAAGGCTCTCGTCGCCGGGCCCGGAGCGGCGGCGTTCGTCAACGCGTGCCTCTCCAACGACCTGGGGCGGATCGGGCCGGGCAAAGCGCAGTACACGCTGTGCTGCGACGAGTCGGGCGGCGTCGTCGACGACCTGATCGCGTACTACTACGCCGATGACCGGATCTTCCTGGTGCCGAATGCGGCGAACACCGGTGAGGTGGTCCGGCGGCTGGAGGCGGCGAGGCCGGACACGGTGCAGATCACCGACTTGCACATCGACTACGCGGTGCTCGCGGTGCAGGGTCCCCGCTCGGCCGAGCTCCTGGCCGCGGTGGGGCTGCCGGGTGACCACGACTACATGGGCTTCGTCGAGGCGCAGCACGAAGGCGTTCCGGTGATCGTCTGCCGCACCGGTTACACCGGTGAACACGGCTACGAGCTGCTGCCCCGCGCCGAGTACGCCGAGCCGCTCTGGGATGCGCTGTTGGGCGCGGGCGAATCCTTGGGGGTCAAGCCGGCCGGGCTGGCGGCGCGGGACACGCTGCGCACCGAGATGGGCTACCCACTGCACGGACAGGACCTCTCGCTGGAGATCAGCCCGCTGCAGGCCCGGAGTGGATGGGCGGTCGGCTGGAAGAAGCCGGAGTTCTGGGGCCGCGACGCGCTGCTCGCGGAGAAGGAAGCCGGGCCGCGACGTCGTCTCGCCGGGCTGGAGTCGCTGGACCGCGGGATCCCGCGGCCCGGCATGGCGGTGCTGGACGCCGACGGTGCGACGATCGGCACAGTGACGAGCGGCACGTTCTCGCCCACCCGGAAGGTCGGCATCGGCCTCGCGCTGCTGGACACCGCAGCCGGGGTGTCTGCGGGGGACGAGATCACGATCGACGTGCGAGGACGGCGCTCGCGGGTGCGGGTGATCGATCCGCCGTTCGTTCCGTCGCACGTCCGGTGA